In Desulfovibrio sp. Fe33, the genomic window CGGTTTCGGCGGCTCCCGCGTCGCCCGTCGTGTCCATGGAGGCCGCAGCGGGCGGGCTTACCGCCGCGCAGGTGGAAAGCATCGTCAAGCGCGAGGTGGAGCCGCTCAAGCGCATGGTGGCCGAGCTGCACGATACCGGGCCGTCCATGACCGAGATAATCGGCGGCATCGGCTGGATTTTCGGCCTGTTCGGTGTGGCGGCCTACATGAAGAGCCGCCGGAGACCATAATCCCGCCAATTCACCCAAAAAATCAGACTTGAAAGGTCGCGATTGTTGTCGCGGCCTTTTTTTTGTGTTAATCCCCTTCGTAAATATACGGGATTGCCCCGGCGGGTTTTGCCGGGGAAACGCCGCATGGCCGATGGGACGCTTTCGGCGGGAGGGGAAGGACCGCCGATACTGTCCAAAGCCCATTGCGGCTAGGTACGCGCGTACGGCATTCGTGTCGAATGCCGGGGTGCGTCCGGCGCGCTTTCGGCCGGGAAATCGATGAAACGCTCAAGCACAGTAACCAACAAAAGGGGCCACACATGAAACTGACCACACGGAGCCGCTACGGCACCCGCATGATGCTCGATATTGCGCAGCACGGTAAGGAAGGACCTGTGCGCATTCAGGACATCGCCGATCGCCAGGGCGTTTCCGCCAAGTATCTGGAAAAACTCATTCGCAAGCTCAAGGAAGTGGGCTTCGTCAAGTCCAAGCGCGGTCCTCGCGGCGGCCATTCCCTGGCCAAGCCCGCGTCGGAAATCCCCATCGGAGAGGTGGTCCATGCCCTGGAGGGGGATGGCTCCCTGGTGGAGTGCCGCTCCGGCGACAAGGGGTGTGCCCGCATGAAGGACTGCCTGACGCGGAGGCTGTGGCAGGAGGCCGCCGACGCCATGTACGACCGGCTGAACACCTTCACCTTGGCCGACCTCATCAATGATGCCGAGCAGTGCGGCAGCTCCTCGGTGGAGCCGTGGAGCCGCGGCGGATTCTGATTCGTCCGGACGCATTGCGTGCGGCCGTCACCTGATTCTCCTTCTTCAAACGCTTGTTTGCGGAGAGCAAGTGTGTAAGAGTGGAGCTGGCGAAAACCGCCGGGAGGGTGTCATGGCCAGAATCCTTCGCGACCCGGTAAGCGGGCTGACGCACTGCATTGCAGCGGGCTTGGCCGTGCTCGGCACGGTCCTGCTCATCCTGCGTGCGGTCAGCCCGGTCCTGCCGTGGCACATTGTCACCTTTTCCATCTTCGGCGGGGGCATGATCCTGCTCTACACCGCCTCGACCCTGTACCATTGGCTGCCCGTGAGCGAGGATTGGGTCCTGTTCCTGCGCCGCGTGGATCATTCCATGATTTTCTTCTACATAGCGGCCACCTACACGCCCATCTGCCTGATTCCCCTGCGCGGTCCGTGGGGCTGGTCCCTGTTCGGGGTCATCTGGGGGCTGGCGCTGTCCGGCATCGTCATGAAGGTCTTCTGGATCACCGCCCCGCGCTGGCTGTCCACCGCCATCTACCTGGGCATGGGCTGGCTCGCTTTGGTCGGCATTTATCCTTTGGTCATGGCCATGCCCCCGGCTTCGCTTGTCTGGCTTGTGGCGGGCGGCGTGGTTTACTCCCTGGGCGCGGTCGTCTACGCCGTCAAGTGGCCGGACCCGTTCCCCAAGCGATTCGGTTTCCACGAGATATTCCATCTCTTCGTCATCGGCGGCTCATTCTGCCACTTCGTGGTCATGTACTGGTACGTCTAGCAGCGGCTGCCGAAATCCGTGAGCAGGCTTTTCAGGAGTACGCGGCCGGTCCTCGCGCGGGCCGCGCTACACTGCGGCCGTACGCGCTCTGCTTAACGCATTCAGCCTTCTTTGAATGGCTTCTCCGGGAGCCTCGTTCCGGGGAGCGGCCGGGGTGGAGCCGCCTTTCCGGGCGAAGCCCGCATCCGTGCCGTAGGCCGCACAGTGCAGAAGCGCTATATTCATGAGGTATAAGTGCGTCTGTTCTAAATCCCACTGCCAGAAGAAACGGATGGCGGTGGGACAGACCGCCTGGAGAAGGAAAACGGAGAGAATGTAGGCGCCCCATCGGCGGTAACGGCGGCTGGTCGGCATTCCCTGGAATCGGGAGTGCGGTTTTGCCACGGTGAGCCGGTGCAGCATGGCGAGGAGGGCCAGGTATACGAGGATGCATCCGGCAATGGCGAACGTGAGCACCTCGCCTTGGGTGGCGGCGTTTTTGTGCGTGATTATCAGGCTGGCCACCGTCGCGCCGATGGTGAGAGATTGGATCAGAATGTACGCCATGGAGTATTTGAAGCTCCGCCATCGGCTGTCCGTCGTCTTCGGCACGATGGCGAGCTTTACCTTCGCCATGATGGGCTGGACCATGAAAAGGAACAGGATCAGCGGGAATATTCCGGCCAGCCATGCCGCTTCGGAGCCCTCGCGGGCCAGAACAAAGGGACCCACGATGGCGAGCAGGGCGAACAGGCCGACGAAAATGAAAAAGCGGAGCCAGCGGCGGGACCGGCTTTCGAAATCGAGGAACCTGGCCGGACGGAGCACCGTGAGATACAGCGTCATCGGCAGATATATGAACGCCATTATCATGGAGAGCATTACCGGCAGGGCCGAGTTCGGCACGCCGTTTTGGGCCAGTGGTTTGCGGAGCAGCACGGCAAGCGCGGTGAAGACGGTGAAATAGGCCAGGGCGAAGAACACGCCCCTGGTGATGGGCGCGGCGGGGTATGCTTCAGGCGTCGTCGACGGTGACGGTGGAGCTTCTTCTGTTTCTCCGTCGTCCCATTCCTCGTTGGGGGAATACAGCATCCCCAGGAAAAGCAGGGCGGGGATGGCCAGGGTGATGTGGAAGGCCGGGGAATCGCTGTGCAGGAGCAGGAGCGCGGGCAGGAAGACCAGCCCGGCATACAGGAGGAGGTACATCAGCCAGCGCATGATACGCGTCGGCGTCGATTCGAAGGCGAACCGTTTTTGCGGCCGGAGGATAATCAGGTAAAGGCTCAAGGCCACGTAGAACAGGGCCGCCGCCGTTTGGGTAAGGGCATGGGCTTCGTTGGCCGCCGCGCCAAGGGACTGCGTCCATTGCTGAAGCAGAACGTAGGGCGGGTAGTAGAGGGCCAGGGCGATAAGATAGCGCTTCAGGTACATGGCGGAACTCCATGGATGGCGGAACGAGCCGTTGAGTGGAAGCGCGAGGGTATGCGGGAGGGCGCACAAAAGGACGCTTTTGTGCCAGAGCAGAAAAATTAAATACCCTGGCGAATTCGGCGTTGTCAATGTGAAGGAGTGGCCTCTCTGGAGACCTGGGGGTTGTACGCGTTCGAGGATTTCCGCCTGCCGGGGTATCCTTCTTTTCATTTTTATCCAAACCTGTATTATTTGATCTGAAAACCGTAAGGGAGGGTCTATGAAGACTACTGATAAAGGCATGAATCCGTATCTGGCGGGAGCGTTGACCGGCCTGCTCCTGGCGCTTTCCGTGTTGCTGGCGGGCAAGTATTTCGGGGCGTCCACCTCTTATGTCCGCTCCGTGGGGCTGCTTGAGATGGCGGTGGCTCCCGGTCATGTCGAGGCCACGGACTACTTCATGAAATACTTTGGCGCGAACGGCGGCATCGACTGGCAATGGCTGTTCGTCATCGGTATTTTTTTCGGCTCCTATCTGAGCGCGAATTTTACCGGCTCCTTCGCCTGGACGCCGTTGCCGGAAATCTGGAAGGAGCGCTACGGCGAGCGGTCGGGGCTGCGTTTCCTTCTCGCTTTCGCTGGCGGGGCCATCGCCCTTTTCGGCGCGCGTATGGCCGGGGGCTGCCCCAGCGGGCACGGCCTGTCGGGCATGGCGCAGATGACGATCAGCGGAACGCTGGCCATGGTGGCGTTCTTTGTCGGCGGCGTCGCGACCGCCCGTATTCTCTACGGAGGGAAATAGCATGACGCTCGCAATGGGACTTTTTACCGGCGTGTTGTTCGGCGTGCTTTTACAGCGCGCCCGCGTGCTTCGTTTCGACAAGCAGCTCGGCGCACTTCTTTTCCGCGACATGACCATCGTCAAATTCATGTTTTCGGCAATCGTGGTCGCCGCCGTGCTCATTCACCTGTTCGTCGACCTCGGCCTGGTCTCCCTGTCCGTCAAGGCCACGTCGTTGGGCGGGCAGCTTGTCGGCGGCCTGCTGTTCGGCGTGGGTTGGGCGATTCTCGGCTACTGCCCGGGCACTGCCTGGGGCGCGTTCGGCGAAGGCCGTTTCGACGGCCTCTGGGGCATCCTCGGGGGCTGGTTCGGCGCAGCCCTGTATGCCGAGTTCTATCCGTCCATGCAGTCCACGGTTTTGTCCTGGGGAAACTACGGCAAGCTTACGTGGGCTTCGCTGCTCGGCGTCAACCACTGGATTCCGGTCATCGTCCTGGCTGCGGGCGCAGTGGTGTTGTTCAGGTTCTTCGAGAAGAAGGGGCTGTAGGCGTCCAGCGGCGGGCCTCGCGCGTGACGGTTCGCAGCGTCCCGCATACGCGCGTGGGCCTATGTTGTTTCGGAAACGATCGGGAAAGCGGCTGGAATCCGGGAAGGAGGAAGGCGCAAAAAAAGTGGGCGGCATCCGGGGTGCCGCCCACTTTTATTTGTTCATGCGATGCCTAGTGGCGATTGTTCTTTATGGCCAGGCGGACGCAGTAGGCTGCGCCGCCCCAGGTCACGCCGAGGCCGACGCACATCATGATGATAGCGGGTACGGACATAGTGTTCTCCTAGTGTTGGCGAGCGAAGCCGAAGGCGGCAGGGCGCTTGGTCAGGCCCAGGGCGAGGACGAAGGTCACGGGCAGCAGGGACCAGCCGAGAATGAGGAGGTCCTGCTCCGAGTATCCGCCGTACGGGGTGCCCAAGTCGGTGATGACGTTCATGACGAAGGAGTAGCCGAGCACGGCCACGGTGACGAGTTTGAGGCACAGCTTCCAGGCGGTGCCGACCTGGAAGTCGGAAACCGCGTTGACGTGCGCG contains:
- a CDS encoding RrF2 family transcriptional regulator, producing the protein MKLTTRSRYGTRMMLDIAQHGKEGPVRIQDIADRQGVSAKYLEKLIRKLKEVGFVKSKRGPRGGHSLAKPASEIPIGEVVHALEGDGSLVECRSGDKGCARMKDCLTRRLWQEAADAMYDRLNTFTLADLINDAEQCGSSSVEPWSRGGF
- a CDS encoding YeeE/YedE thiosulfate transporter family protein, with amino-acid sequence MTLAMGLFTGVLFGVLLQRARVLRFDKQLGALLFRDMTIVKFMFSAIVVAAVLIHLFVDLGLVSLSVKATSLGGQLVGGLLFGVGWAILGYCPGTAWGAFGEGRFDGLWGILGGWFGAALYAEFYPSMQSTVLSWGNYGKLTWASLLGVNHWIPVIVLAAGAVVLFRFFEKKGL
- a CDS encoding MetS family NSS transporter small subunit; the protein is MSVPAIIMMCVGLGVTWGGAAYCVRLAIKNNRH
- the trhA gene encoding PAQR family membrane homeostasis protein TrhA produces the protein MARILRDPVSGLTHCIAAGLAVLGTVLLILRAVSPVLPWHIVTFSIFGGGMILLYTASTLYHWLPVSEDWVLFLRRVDHSMIFFYIAATYTPICLIPLRGPWGWSLFGVIWGLALSGIVMKVFWITAPRWLSTAIYLGMGWLALVGIYPLVMAMPPASLVWLVAGGVVYSLGAVVYAVKWPDPFPKRFGFHEIFHLFVIGGSFCHFVVMYWYV
- a CDS encoding YeeE/YedE thiosulfate transporter family protein; its protein translation is MKTTDKGMNPYLAGALTGLLLALSVLLAGKYFGASTSYVRSVGLLEMAVAPGHVEATDYFMKYFGANGGIDWQWLFVIGIFFGSYLSANFTGSFAWTPLPEIWKERYGERSGLRFLLAFAGGAIALFGARMAGGCPSGHGLSGMAQMTISGTLAMVAFFVGGVATARILYGGK